The following proteins are co-located in the Hyalangium minutum genome:
- a CDS encoding TIGR02269 family lipoprotein codes for MLLASCASAPPAPRADDANAWACGDSAAASVPSAKEQAAVVEGFQPCESSSEDACFSLQCNQPACTLFLQEDTEAGRVVPTRGVGPLRPPTATAQRYWAGLLIPFPWDRPVFIIPWNHHTPLLPSQRKMLEEALRIAQEPHEKHHIFPQEPRLKTWFERQGINTHQETISLDLPTHRRIHLGARGGAWNQAWRDFQDAKPGATKQQMYEHSWELMKRFKLVGFVIPYHDKPPYLLPPPIEY; via the coding sequence GTGCTTCTGGCCTCATGCGCCTCGGCGCCACCCGCCCCGCGGGCTGATGACGCGAACGCTTGGGCTTGTGGAGACTCGGCTGCCGCCTCAGTCCCTTCTGCAAAAGAACAGGCTGCTGTCGTCGAGGGCTTCCAGCCATGCGAGTCCTCTAGCGAGGACGCGTGCTTCTCGCTCCAATGCAATCAGCCAGCCTGTACCCTCTTCCTCCAAGAGGACACCGAAGCGGGCCGCGTCGTCCCCACGCGCGGAGTGGGCCCCCTCCGCCCGCCCACTGCCACGGCCCAGCGCTACTGGGCGGGCCTTCTCATCCCCTTCCCGTGGGACAGGCCTGTCTTCATCATCCCGTGGAATCACCACACGCCACTGCTGCCGAGCCAGCGGAAGATGCTCGAAGAGGCGCTCAGGATTGCCCAGGAACCCCACGAGAAGCACCACATCTTCCCTCAGGAACCTCGCCTCAAAACCTGGTTCGAGCGCCAAGGCATCAACACCCATCAGGAAACGATATCGCTGGACCTACCGACACACCGCCGCATTCACCTTGGCGCGCGCGGTGGTGCTTGGAATCAGGCGTGGCGTGATTTCCAGGACGCAAAACCCGGTGCTACCAAACAGCAGATGTACGAGCATTCCTGGGAACTGATGAAACGCTTCAAGCTCGTAGGCTTTGTCATCCCCTACCACGACAAGCCTCCTTACTTGCTGCCACCGCCGATCGAGTACTGA
- a CDS encoding double-CXXCG motif protein: MSRFYELGHDESSPWRGWFAAAHKWGLPGIHCPQCDAIWNTPAIAFPCVDLSNHPERPKLEKARLEEDFSEFERLRSTLRPLIPKGMPLDPGTTFGPSIGTITGELGPIVLLRSEFHMLVRREALELLQSENLRGLLGCATRLRFRRRVGPEFLELQIEPHGLLHPDCIPLGKADPCSKCRRYDFSRPEHPILDGASLPQHLDLFRLANFPTVLIGTERFKEAVERHAPHCLSFRELPLR; encoded by the coding sequence ATGTCCCGCTTCTATGAGCTTGGCCACGATGAGTCATCACCTTGGAGGGGCTGGTTCGCCGCAGCCCACAAGTGGGGGTTGCCTGGAATTCACTGTCCCCAATGCGATGCCATCTGGAACACTCCTGCCATCGCCTTTCCCTGCGTGGATCTCTCCAACCACCCCGAGCGTCCGAAGCTCGAGAAGGCTCGGCTTGAAGAAGACTTCTCGGAGTTCGAGCGTCTGCGCTCGACGCTGCGTCCCCTCATCCCCAAGGGGATGCCCCTGGATCCTGGAACCACCTTTGGACCCTCGATAGGCACCATCACGGGAGAGCTTGGGCCCATCGTCCTGCTGCGATCCGAGTTTCACATGCTGGTGCGTCGTGAGGCTCTGGAACTTCTCCAATCCGAGAACCTGCGGGGCTTGCTGGGTTGCGCCACCCGGCTGCGCTTCCGCAGACGCGTCGGACCCGAGTTCCTCGAACTCCAGATCGAGCCCCACGGTTTGCTCCACCCCGACTGCATCCCACTGGGCAAGGCTGACCCCTGCTCCAAGTGCCGACGGTACGACTTCAGCCGGCCCGAGCACCCTATTTTGGACGGCGCCTCACTCCCCCAACACCTGGACCTGTTCCGGTTGGCCAACTTCCCCACCGTCCTCATCGGCACCGAGCGCTTCAAGGAGGCAGTGGAGCGCCATGCCCCCCACTGCCTCTCCTTCCGCGAGCTGCCCCTGCGGTGA
- a CDS encoding amidohydrolase family protein: MSVDVSPRGDELVFDLLGDIYTLPISGGEAKALTHGVAWDMQPRYSPDGKSIAFTSDRGGGDNLWVMKRDGSEPQPVTQEKFRLLNSPAWSPDSQYLVGRKHFTSKRSLGAGELWLYHRSGGDGVQLTERPTEQKDVGEPAFSPDGRYIYFSQDVTPGRVFEYNKDPNGEIYAIQRLDLVTHDIDPFISGPGGSVRPTPSPDGKQLAFIRRVRGKTALYVADVASGVERPLFDGLDRDMQETWAIHGVYPTMAWTPDNKSLVFWAGGKLNRIEVATKRVTPIPFHVKDTRTLAEALRFPQSVAPDQFPVKMLRWVQVSPQGDRVVYQALGQLYVRELPNGQSRRLTKQTDHFEMYPAFSRDGRSIVYTTWDDEKLGSIRVVPAVGGEGQVVLAQPGFYREPVFSPDGRFIVYRSGGSGLLLPGEWSREQGLYVMARSGGKARRLVKDGEQPHFGAVSDRVFYLSVEGGEKEDKRELRSISLDGGSSRTHLTSSEVAGFQVSPDEKWVAFRESFNAYVMPLPRGGKSVAVSKDSKALPVARVSKDAGEYLHWSGDSKQLHWSLGPELFTRALRESFRFVEGAPEKLPEVQEKGLNIGFDMKTDVPAGAVALVGGRVITMRGDEVIEDGVVVVRGNHIVAVGKLGEVKVPEGAKVIDVRGKTLMPGLVDVHWHGAMGADGILPEQSWVNYASLGFGVTTLHDPSNATGEIFAASELAKAGRVVAPRIFSTGTILYGAQGVGYKTPIETLDDARSHLRRMKAVGAFSVKSYNQPRRDQRQKVLQAARELQMMVVPEGGSLIHHNLAMMVDGHTGVEHALPVARIYEDVKQLWSKSKTGYTPTLIVAYGGLWGEEYWYQKTNVWEDARLNAFVPRRVIDSRSRRRTMAPADEFNHFNAARAARELNDAGVSVQLGAHGQREGLGVHWELWMFGQGGMKPLQALRAGTLAGAQYLGLDRSIGSLEQGKLADLIVLDKNPLEDLRNSASVRYTMVNGRLFDAATMNEVGNSPRPRAKFFFEREGGETWAPGLTLTTEQD, encoded by the coding sequence ATGAGCGTGGACGTGAGCCCGCGCGGAGACGAGCTCGTCTTCGACTTGCTGGGAGACATCTACACGCTGCCCATCAGCGGCGGCGAGGCCAAGGCGCTCACCCACGGCGTCGCCTGGGACATGCAGCCGCGCTACAGCCCGGATGGGAAGTCCATCGCCTTCACGAGCGACCGCGGCGGCGGCGACAACCTCTGGGTGATGAAGCGGGACGGCTCGGAGCCGCAGCCGGTGACGCAGGAGAAGTTCCGGCTCCTCAACAGCCCCGCCTGGTCCCCGGACAGTCAGTATCTGGTGGGGCGCAAGCACTTCACCTCGAAGCGCTCGCTGGGCGCGGGAGAGCTCTGGCTCTACCACCGCTCGGGTGGTGACGGCGTCCAGCTCACCGAGCGCCCCACCGAACAGAAGGACGTGGGCGAGCCCGCGTTCTCCCCGGATGGCCGCTACATCTACTTCAGCCAGGACGTCACCCCGGGCCGGGTGTTCGAGTACAACAAGGACCCGAACGGGGAGATCTACGCCATCCAGCGGCTGGATCTGGTGACGCATGACATCGACCCGTTCATCAGCGGACCGGGCGGCTCGGTGCGGCCCACGCCGTCTCCGGACGGGAAGCAGCTGGCGTTCATCCGGCGCGTGCGAGGCAAGACGGCGCTCTACGTGGCGGATGTGGCCTCGGGCGTCGAGCGGCCGCTGTTCGACGGGCTCGATCGCGACATGCAGGAGACGTGGGCCATCCACGGCGTGTACCCGACGATGGCCTGGACGCCGGACAACAAGTCCCTGGTCTTCTGGGCTGGCGGCAAGCTCAACCGCATCGAGGTGGCCACCAAGCGCGTGACGCCCATTCCCTTCCACGTGAAGGACACGCGCACCCTCGCCGAAGCCCTGCGGTTCCCTCAGAGCGTGGCCCCGGATCAGTTCCCAGTGAAGATGCTGCGCTGGGTGCAGGTGTCGCCCCAGGGTGATCGCGTGGTGTACCAAGCGCTCGGGCAGCTCTACGTGCGAGAGCTCCCCAACGGCCAGTCGCGCCGGTTGACGAAGCAGACGGACCACTTCGAGATGTATCCGGCGTTCTCGCGAGACGGGCGCTCCATCGTCTACACGACGTGGGACGACGAGAAGCTCGGGAGCATCCGCGTGGTGCCCGCCGTGGGAGGCGAGGGCCAGGTGGTGCTCGCGCAGCCGGGCTTCTATCGAGAGCCAGTGTTCTCGCCGGATGGGCGCTTCATCGTCTACCGCTCGGGCGGAAGCGGGCTGCTGCTGCCGGGTGAGTGGAGCCGCGAGCAGGGGCTGTATGTCATGGCCCGCAGCGGGGGCAAGGCGCGGCGGCTGGTGAAGGACGGCGAGCAGCCCCACTTCGGAGCGGTCTCGGACCGGGTGTTCTACCTGTCGGTCGAGGGCGGCGAGAAGGAGGACAAGCGCGAGCTGCGCAGCATCAGCCTGGATGGGGGCTCGTCGCGCACGCACCTCACGAGCTCGGAGGTGGCGGGCTTCCAGGTGTCTCCGGACGAGAAGTGGGTGGCGTTCCGGGAGAGCTTCAACGCCTACGTGATGCCGCTGCCTCGGGGTGGGAAGTCGGTGGCGGTCAGCAAGGACAGCAAGGCGCTGCCCGTGGCGAGGGTGTCCAAGGACGCGGGCGAGTACCTGCATTGGTCCGGCGACTCGAAGCAGCTGCACTGGTCGCTGGGGCCCGAGCTGTTCACGCGCGCGCTGCGCGAGTCCTTCCGCTTCGTGGAGGGTGCGCCGGAGAAGCTGCCCGAGGTGCAGGAGAAGGGCCTGAACATCGGCTTCGACATGAAGACAGACGTGCCGGCGGGAGCGGTGGCGCTGGTGGGCGGGCGCGTCATCACCATGCGTGGGGACGAAGTGATCGAAGACGGCGTGGTGGTGGTGCGCGGCAACCACATCGTGGCGGTGGGCAAGCTGGGCGAGGTGAAGGTGCCCGAGGGCGCGAAGGTCATCGACGTGCGCGGGAAGACGCTGATGCCGGGGCTGGTGGATGTGCACTGGCACGGGGCGATGGGGGCGGACGGCATCCTCCCGGAGCAGAGCTGGGTGAACTACGCGTCGCTGGGGTTCGGGGTGACGACGCTGCACGACCCTTCGAACGCGACGGGGGAGATCTTCGCGGCGAGCGAGCTGGCGAAGGCGGGGCGTGTCGTGGCGCCGCGCATCTTCTCCACGGGGACCATCCTCTATGGAGCGCAGGGGGTGGGGTACAAGACGCCCATCGAGACGCTGGACGATGCGCGCTCGCACCTGCGGCGGATGAAGGCGGTGGGGGCGTTCAGCGTGAAGAGCTACAACCAGCCGCGGCGGGATCAGCGGCAGAAGGTGCTCCAGGCGGCGCGCGAGCTGCAGATGATGGTGGTGCCGGAGGGTGGCTCGCTCATTCACCACAACCTGGCGATGATGGTGGATGGGCACACGGGCGTGGAGCACGCGCTGCCGGTGGCGCGCATCTACGAGGACGTGAAGCAGCTCTGGAGCAAGAGCAAGACGGGCTACACGCCGACGCTGATCGTCGCCTACGGCGGACTGTGGGGCGAGGAGTACTGGTACCAGAAGACGAACGTGTGGGAGGACGCGCGGCTGAACGCGTTCGTGCCTCGGCGGGTGATTGACTCGCGGAGCCGCCGGCGGACGATGGCGCCGGCGGACGAGTTCAACCACTTCAACGCGGCGCGGGCGGCGCGGGAGCTGAACGACGCGGGGGTGAGCGTGCAGCTCGGGGCGCACGGGCAGCGCGAGGGCCTGGGCGTGCACTGGGAGCTGTGGATGTTCGGCCAGGGCGGGATGAAGCCGCTGCAGGCGCTGCGGGCGGGGACGCTGGCGGGGGCGCAGTACCTGGGACTGGACCGGAGCATTGGCTCGCTGGAGCAGGGGAAGCTGGCGGACCTGATCGTCCTGGACAAGAACCCGTTGGAGGACCTGCGGAACTCGGCGTCGGTGCGTTACACGATGGTGAACGGGCGGCTGTTCGACGCGGCGACGATGAACGAGGTGGGCAACTCGCCTCGGCCGCGCGCGAAGTTCTTCTTCGAGCGAGAGGGCGGCGAGACCTGGGCGCCGGGTCTGACGCTGACGACGGAGCAGGACTGA
- a CDS encoding sensor histidine kinase, with translation MSAPPKQPPSDADPEWVHQGLQATARKGPIATTLALLAWYWGDWPVFTVVVSVTGVLLLVNLWLIDLYAQRYGRGEAEWPRMLANAAGFCVLGHSTEWSPLVWTFLLYNMLWFYGLGPRSRPRLAVYLLIVLSFSLWDGASREGVLAFGLLGAFGYLITEKRASLMNQMVRQVVEQRGQLEKAHEQLQQAHQRAIAQEKLSSLGVMAAGVAHEINNPMSFVTSNIHSLYKELGRQPSLPEPLREYMEEVLPATLEGIKRVNAIVADLRRFARGDPEAYAEYDLNAEAQTALRLAQGELSHCQVEVELGNPGLQMGRPRQIVQVVVNLLANAGHATAAGGKVRLSTHREVDGARVEIRDTGTGMTPETLRNLFQPFFTTKPPGEGTGLGLAVAHGIISAHGGRIEVVSQPGQGACFTVYLPRVPPLPNYRRPKDESITEGSQPLA, from the coding sequence ATGAGCGCTCCCCCGAAGCAGCCTCCCTCGGATGCGGACCCGGAGTGGGTCCACCAGGGACTCCAGGCCACCGCGCGCAAGGGGCCCATCGCCACCACGCTCGCCCTGCTCGCATGGTACTGGGGCGACTGGCCCGTGTTCACCGTGGTGGTCTCCGTGACCGGGGTGCTGCTGCTAGTGAACCTCTGGCTCATCGACTTGTACGCACAACGGTACGGGCGGGGAGAGGCGGAGTGGCCCCGCATGCTGGCCAACGCGGCCGGCTTCTGCGTGCTCGGCCACTCCACGGAGTGGTCACCGCTGGTCTGGACCTTCTTGCTCTACAATATGCTGTGGTTCTACGGGTTGGGTCCGCGGTCCCGTCCTCGCTTGGCCGTGTACCTGCTCATCGTGCTCTCCTTCTCGCTGTGGGATGGGGCCTCGCGAGAGGGGGTGCTGGCCTTTGGCCTGCTGGGTGCCTTTGGCTATCTGATCACCGAGAAGCGTGCCTCGCTGATGAACCAGATGGTGCGGCAGGTGGTGGAGCAGCGGGGTCAGCTCGAGAAGGCCCACGAGCAACTGCAGCAGGCCCACCAGCGCGCCATCGCCCAGGAGAAGCTCTCCAGCCTGGGAGTGATGGCGGCGGGCGTGGCGCATGAGATCAACAATCCGATGAGCTTCGTCACCAGCAACATCCACTCCCTCTATAAGGAGCTGGGGCGGCAGCCCTCGTTGCCCGAGCCTCTGCGGGAATACATGGAAGAGGTCTTGCCGGCGACGCTGGAGGGCATCAAGCGGGTGAACGCCATCGTCGCGGACCTGCGCCGCTTCGCGAGGGGCGATCCCGAGGCCTACGCGGAATATGACCTGAACGCCGAGGCCCAAACAGCGCTGCGGCTCGCGCAGGGCGAGCTCAGCCACTGTCAGGTGGAGGTGGAGCTGGGAAATCCAGGCCTGCAGATGGGCCGGCCGCGGCAGATCGTCCAGGTGGTGGTGAACCTGCTGGCCAACGCCGGACACGCCACGGCCGCTGGAGGCAAGGTGCGCCTGTCCACCCATCGTGAGGTGGATGGGGCGCGGGTGGAGATCCGCGACACGGGCACGGGCATGACTCCCGAGACGCTGCGCAACCTGTTCCAGCCCTTCTTCACCACCAAGCCTCCAGGAGAGGGCACGGGGCTGGGGCTGGCGGTGGCCCACGGCATCATCAGCGCACATGGTGGCCGCATCGAGGTGGTGAGCCAGCCGGGCCAGGGAGCGTGCTTCACCGTGTACCTGCCGCGCGTGCCGCCGCTGCCGAACTACCGCAGGCCCAAGGATGAGTCGATCACCGAGGGCTCCCAGCCCCTGGCGTGA
- a CDS encoding RtcB family protein, protein MGWIQRLEKVAEGHYVLPKTKTMRVDADLFLSDKLLYGDGGELAGLEEGVFDQVVNAASFPGVTRVAVTPDCHVGYGVPIGTVVETDGILLPTAAGYDIGCGMVQLKTTLTAEDVADKEKRRRWIDEVVQRIAVGVGASRVQKQRSVSARTFAEVVRHGAKALGRNASTTERDFIPVEDDRVDIPERAYDKRDQLGSLGGGNHFTEMQVDQDGRVWVMLHTGSRGFGWNIAKHFFVEGAQALGLKSRSEDFIWLDAESKLGREYWNLHNMAANFAVANRLIIGEAVCAALEEVFGGTADIYYEISHNLIQKEAGKFVARKGATRAFPKGHPALKKTAWENTGHPILIPGSMETGSAILFAEEGAAKSIYSVNHGSGRRLSRGEARRVLQQAETDQRMAEAGILLNTRNTPLDESGPCYKNLDDVLETVEMAGLARVERRLKPVACIKGTD, encoded by the coding sequence ATGGGCTGGATTCAACGGTTGGAGAAGGTCGCGGAGGGCCACTACGTCCTTCCCAAGACCAAGACGATGCGGGTCGACGCCGACCTGTTCCTGTCCGACAAGCTCCTCTACGGCGACGGCGGCGAACTCGCTGGCCTGGAGGAGGGCGTCTTCGATCAGGTCGTCAACGCCGCTTCCTTCCCCGGCGTCACCCGTGTCGCCGTGACGCCTGACTGTCACGTGGGCTACGGCGTCCCCATCGGCACCGTCGTGGAGACCGACGGCATCCTCCTGCCCACCGCTGCTGGCTATGACATCGGCTGCGGCATGGTGCAGCTGAAGACCACCCTCACCGCCGAGGACGTCGCCGACAAGGAGAAGCGGCGCCGGTGGATTGACGAGGTGGTTCAGCGCATCGCCGTGGGCGTCGGCGCCAGCCGCGTCCAGAAGCAGCGCTCTGTCTCCGCTCGCACCTTCGCCGAAGTCGTCCGCCACGGCGCCAAGGCCCTGGGCCGCAACGCCTCCACCACCGAGCGCGACTTCATCCCCGTGGAGGATGACCGCGTGGACATCCCCGAGCGTGCCTACGACAAGCGCGACCAGCTCGGCAGCCTCGGCGGCGGCAACCACTTCACCGAGATGCAGGTGGACCAGGACGGCCGCGTCTGGGTGATGCTCCACACCGGCAGCCGCGGCTTCGGCTGGAACATCGCCAAGCATTTCTTCGTGGAGGGCGCTCAGGCCCTCGGCCTCAAGAGCCGCAGCGAGGACTTCATCTGGCTGGACGCCGAGTCCAAGCTGGGCCGCGAGTACTGGAACCTCCACAACATGGCCGCCAACTTCGCCGTGGCCAACCGCCTCATCATCGGCGAGGCCGTGTGCGCCGCGCTCGAGGAGGTGTTCGGCGGCACCGCCGACATCTACTACGAGATCTCCCACAACCTCATCCAGAAGGAGGCCGGCAAGTTCGTGGCCCGCAAGGGCGCCACCCGCGCCTTCCCCAAGGGCCACCCCGCCCTCAAGAAGACGGCCTGGGAGAACACCGGCCACCCCATCCTCATCCCTGGCTCCATGGAGACCGGCAGTGCCATCCTCTTCGCCGAGGAGGGCGCGGCCAAGTCCATCTACTCCGTGAACCATGGCTCGGGCCGGCGGCTGTCTCGTGGCGAGGCCCGGCGCGTGCTCCAGCAGGCGGAGACGGACCAGCGCATGGCCGAGGCAGGCATCCTCCTGAACACCCGCAACACGCCTCTGGACGAGTCGGGGCCCTGCTACAAGAACCTCGACGACGTGCTGGAGACGGTGGAGATGGCCGGGCTGGCCCGGGTGGAGCGCCGCCTCAAGCCCGTGGCCTGCATCAAGGGCACGGATTGA
- a CDS encoding TIGR02266 family protein, producing the protein MAPRLESAEMPSNAHNRPAMARESELAREESELNSLESRLTDQIHRATHEADTLASRLTQVRSELTRLESEHSGDLTIPEIGARLQAAAIPELAVESAREKALTARQQALEARRQATQDMQIALHAFQQQTSALTKELSEAEAKLKEVVEAAARARREQEAARNREAQRTRTEAARSQTATRGALAPSPSTRAAPPGITPRSHGRVKLQANISLGSDSNFFTGFSTDISEGGVFVATVETVPRGTSVDLDFTLPGGRPLKASGVVRWMREPNDHMPELMPGLGVQFQELPPEVASQISDFVRKREPLFFPD; encoded by the coding sequence GTGGCACCTCGTCTGGAGTCCGCCGAGATGCCGTCCAACGCCCACAACCGTCCCGCCATGGCCCGCGAATCCGAGCTCGCACGTGAAGAGTCCGAGCTGAACTCCCTGGAGTCGCGCCTCACGGATCAGATCCACCGCGCCACCCATGAAGCGGACACGCTGGCTTCGCGCCTGACCCAGGTGCGCTCCGAGCTGACGCGGCTCGAGTCCGAGCACTCAGGGGACCTCACCATTCCGGAGATCGGTGCCCGGCTGCAGGCGGCCGCCATCCCGGAGCTGGCCGTGGAGTCCGCACGGGAAAAGGCGCTGACCGCCCGCCAGCAGGCCCTGGAGGCCCGCCGCCAGGCCACGCAGGACATGCAGATCGCCCTGCACGCCTTCCAGCAGCAGACGAGCGCCCTGACGAAGGAGCTGTCCGAGGCGGAGGCCAAGCTCAAGGAAGTGGTGGAGGCCGCCGCTCGCGCCCGCCGCGAGCAGGAAGCCGCTCGGAACCGCGAGGCCCAGCGGACGCGCACCGAGGCCGCGCGGTCTCAGACTGCCACCCGTGGAGCCCTGGCTCCCTCCCCGAGCACCCGGGCCGCGCCTCCTGGCATCACGCCGCGAAGCCACGGCCGCGTGAAGCTGCAGGCGAACATCAGCCTGGGCAGCGACTCGAACTTCTTCACCGGCTTCTCCACGGACATCAGCGAGGGCGGCGTCTTCGTCGCCACGGTGGAGACGGTGCCGCGCGGCACGTCGGTGGACCTGGACTTCACGCTGCCTGGAGGCCGCCCGCTGAAGGCCAGCGGCGTGGTGCGCTGGATGCGCGAGCCGAACGACCACATGCCGGAGCTGATGCCGGGCCTGGGCGTGCAGTTCCAGGAACTGCCGCCCGAGGTGGCCTCGCAGATCTCGGACTTCGTGCGCAAGCGCGAGCCGCTGTTCTTCCCGGACTGA
- a CDS encoding Uma2 family endonuclease codes for MRPLDALEASLMAPRRFTLDEYHQLLHVGVLKEDEHVELLEGLIVDMTPQGRPHALVISRLNRFFSRALGEAYSVRPQLPLSLSPDSEPEPDLAVVTREEEEHAEDHPRTALLVVEVSGDSLRVDRLIKGRVYARAGIPEYWVVDVNSRTIEVYTAPGAGEGRYLSSRTLSGDETLAPSVLPGLVLHIAELFA; via the coding sequence ATGCGCCCGTTGGATGCGCTCGAGGCCAGCCTGATGGCCCCTCGGCGTTTCACGCTCGACGAGTACCACCAGCTGCTCCATGTCGGAGTGCTCAAGGAGGATGAGCACGTGGAGCTGTTGGAGGGGCTCATTGTCGACATGACACCGCAGGGCAGGCCGCACGCGTTGGTGATTTCACGGCTCAACCGCTTCTTCTCCCGGGCGCTCGGGGAGGCGTACAGCGTGCGCCCGCAGCTCCCGCTGTCCTTGAGCCCGGACAGCGAGCCGGAGCCGGACTTGGCGGTCGTCACCCGGGAGGAAGAGGAACATGCCGAGGATCACCCCCGCACCGCGCTCCTCGTGGTGGAGGTGTCCGGGGACTCACTTCGCGTGGATCGGCTGATCAAGGGCCGGGTGTACGCGCGGGCCGGCATCCCTGAGTACTGGGTGGTGGACGTGAACAGCAGGACGATCGAGGTCTACACCGCGCCGGGAGCTGGCGAGGGCCGCTATCTCTCCTCGCGTACGTTGAGTGGGGACGAGACGTTGGCCCCGTCCGTATTGCCGGGGCTGGTCCTGCACATCGCGGAGCTGTTCGCCTGA
- a CDS encoding site-2 protease family protein, producing MDPQMIMERVMLLIPLVLSLTVHEFAHAWSAWRLGDDTAAMQGRLTLNPVVHIDPIGTLLLPLLGIPFGWAKPVPVNPARFRREVNMSTGMMITALAGPLSNLLLAIASAVSYGLTLRWAPQTLEANPGLQQFLFTAMVMNVGLAVFNMLPIPPLDGSRVVEKLMPYRMRGFWEQVVQFSPFLLIAFIVLGRRFLVGPIGYIQSLLGDLIMGIGLS from the coding sequence ATGGACCCCCAGATGATCATGGAGCGGGTGATGTTACTCATCCCGCTCGTGTTGTCGCTCACAGTGCATGAGTTCGCCCACGCGTGGAGTGCGTGGAGGTTGGGCGACGACACCGCGGCCATGCAGGGGCGGCTCACGCTCAACCCGGTGGTGCACATCGACCCCATTGGGACGTTGCTGCTGCCGCTGCTGGGGATTCCCTTCGGCTGGGCCAAGCCGGTGCCCGTCAACCCGGCGCGGTTCCGCCGCGAGGTGAACATGAGCACGGGGATGATGATCACCGCCCTGGCGGGACCTTTGTCCAACCTGCTGCTGGCCATTGCGAGTGCGGTGTCCTACGGGCTCACGCTGCGCTGGGCGCCGCAGACGCTGGAGGCCAACCCGGGCCTGCAGCAGTTCCTCTTCACCGCGATGGTGATGAATGTGGGCCTGGCCGTCTTCAACATGCTGCCCATCCCTCCGCTGGATGGCAGCCGCGTGGTGGAGAAGCTCATGCCTTACCGCATGAGAGGCTTCTGGGAGCAGGTGGTGCAGTTCAGCCCCTTCCTGCTCATCGCCTTCATCGTCCTGGGCCGCCGGTTCCTCGTGGGCCCCATCGGCTACATCCAGTCGCTGCTGGGCGACCTCATCATGGGGATCGGGCTGAGCTGA
- a CDS encoding MBL fold metallo-hydrolase, protein MRIHHLNCTTMCPPGRRLMDGRPGVTGPAALVCHCLLLEMDRNLVLVDTGFGLNDVRDPRPRLSRLFLDVLCRPQLHEEMTAIRQIERLGFKASDVSDILLTHLDFDHAGGLDDFPGARVHLLDAEYQGAVAQQTPLDRRRFRPRQWMHETNWVTYPTPRGGERWFGFECVRELSGLPPELLFVPLLGHTLGHTGIAIQTNGRWLLHAGDAYFFHGEMDPTRRRCPPGLRFYQTLMQKNARLRHSNQQRLRELARQHSAEVSIFCAHDAEEFERMEEMEKVPADSPLRTQPLPVEPTLHA, encoded by the coding sequence CTGCGCATTCACCACCTCAACTGCACGACGATGTGTCCGCCCGGCAGGCGGCTGATGGATGGAAGGCCGGGTGTCACAGGCCCCGCGGCGCTGGTGTGCCACTGTCTGCTGCTGGAGATGGACCGCAACCTCGTCCTGGTGGACACGGGCTTCGGGCTGAACGACGTGCGAGACCCGCGGCCCCGCCTCAGCCGGCTCTTCCTCGATGTGCTGTGCCGCCCCCAGCTGCACGAGGAGATGACGGCCATCCGGCAGATTGAGAGGCTGGGCTTCAAGGCCTCGGATGTGAGCGACATCCTCCTGACGCACCTGGACTTCGACCATGCAGGCGGGCTGGATGACTTCCCCGGCGCGCGGGTGCACCTGCTCGACGCGGAGTACCAGGGCGCGGTGGCACAGCAGACGCCGCTGGACCGGCGGCGCTTCCGCCCCCGCCAGTGGATGCACGAGACGAACTGGGTAACGTACCCCACGCCCCGGGGCGGTGAGCGCTGGTTCGGCTTCGAGTGTGTGCGTGAGCTGTCGGGCCTGCCTCCAGAGCTGCTCTTCGTGCCGCTCCTGGGCCACACGCTGGGGCACACAGGCATCGCAATCCAGACGAACGGCCGCTGGCTGCTGCACGCCGGGGACGCGTACTTCTTCCACGGGGAGATGGACCCGACGCGGCGGCGCTGCCCGCCGGGGCTGCGCTTCTACCAGACGCTCATGCAGAAGAACGCGCGCCTGCGGCACTCCAACCAGCAGCGGCTGCGCGAGCTGGCTCGCCAGCACAGCGCCGAGGTCTCCATCTTCTGCGCCCATGACGCCGAGGAGTTCGAGCGGATGGAGGAAATGGAGAAGGTCCCCGCCGACTCGCCTCTGCGCACCCAGCCCCTGCCCGTGGAGCCCACGCTCCACGCCTGA